From the genome of Pseudoliparis swirei isolate HS2019 ecotype Mariana Trench chromosome 1, NWPU_hadal_v1, whole genome shotgun sequence:
ATGTTCAGGGAGCTAGAGCCGTAACTAGAGACACTTCCCTCTGGACTGTACCTATCTACTGGCCCACCTGCACCGTGACCGGATCTAGAACGGCCCAGAAACCCTCCAGCCTGTTTAGACCTCTCAAAAGATAGTTCCTGGTTCCTTGTGTGACCACTGGAGGCTCCGCTTCTGTCACCGAATGCTGGAaagagaacattttaaacatcaGTTCTGTTAGCAAGTTGATAAATTGGAACGCAGCTAGCTTAGCATTCATTCTTACCATCTGCATGCTGGCCGAGAGTCAGCAGTGAGAGAACGAGCACTCTGGAAAAAAGACGACAACGTGAACAAAACATGAAAGAATTAAACATCAGCTAGAACCAAGAAGAGTAACTGTACCTCACACAAAAGccaaaacacatttttggttttcaggcTGAAGCTAAACCGCTCATAAATGTTGTCGCTGCTAACAGGAAACCCAACAGAACAAGAAACTAGTGTTTCAGTTTCATGACTGttgcacagacagctgctctttTCAAGTGTTGCTGCCGACCAATCACATCTCACGCTGATGAAGTCATTGGAATCAGGTTGTGACGTCCACTCTCACAACCTGAGCAGGTGTTTCTCATTGAGCTCATTTGCTCAGTTCAGTTTGGATATTTTTATAGGTAAATTCACACAAATTATAAACGTTAACTAGCCGCCAGACAAATGTCCTCCTGAGACAGTTTGACCCGTCGCTTGAATTTTAacgagctggttggtctcttcTGATTTAAATACACAGCatggcatacagcggtttccaaggccactccaccTGAGGACAAGAGATCATTAATCTATCCTCTAATGGttagaatcttttcattaaagaagttcatgaagtctctAGGAATAGATTTGTTTATGATTATGTGACGTGCTGCTTCATGTGGTAATACATGGAATAGTGTTTGCATACTTTGATTGTGAAACCAGTTAAGAAGATAAAGCATTCAATCTTCGTCAGCTGCTTTTCTTTTCCGAAGCAAATAAATTGCATCCTAAagttgcgttcacaccaaaagcgaaacaattttttcgcgtgaccgaatcccatgagaagtcaacgtgtggctgcgatagacgcgatattttcccgggcggcgcgtttggggcgacgcatttacagcgacgcaattttcgccccgagttgaaatatttcaactttgaggcgtcatctcacaactcgggccaatcagctcttgagttctctctcctagctggaggcggaagtctttcagacgtaacagtaacttcatcggtgaaagtgaccgagctgagtgagcctacgggtgatgtcatgaacccaaacacgagggcgtcagtgtgtgggacgtccacaacaagtataaagcagaactagtggtgagttattctggtggatgaaggagatgataacggtctctacggagacgagacacggagataagtcccgcccctcgcggagcgtctcgacgctcatggcgagaacacggtgaacggtcgagcgagtaaactcacgcgttttgggcgacgcgaaaaatagtttcgcttttggtgtgaacgcacctttagtatcctaaaaaacaaaatgtcggCCCACAGAGGAGTTACATCCAACGTTATATTCCGTTTCAGAATAAGTTGAGAAAATGTTATCTTCTATGAGGTTGAACATGGAGGATTGTTGTGAACCATTCACAATTGTTCTGACCTGAAAGCGCTAAATGTTCTGCAGTACTCTGTagttgtatatataatgtacagcAACAGCCCAAAGTACttttctcaacatgtacatcAAGTTCATTTTAAGACATGTTTAAGATTGAGATAATGTTTAGATAAAGAGCGAAATAGAAGAGCAGCCCAATTCTTCTTCTCTCAAGTTTCTAgttctgtttctgattctgtttTGAGGAGAAAATCTGAAATcatcaacaaacaaaaccaaccgTCCTCAAACTGTCTCATGAGGACATTTGTCTGGCGGCTAGTTAACGTTTATAATTTGTGCGAATTTACCTAAAGTATACAAACTGAACTGAGCAAATGAGCTCAATGAGAAACACCTGCTCAGGTTGTGAGAGTGGACGTCACAACCTGATTCCAATGACTTCATCAGCGTGAGACGTGATTGGTCGGCAGCAACACTTGAaaagagcagctgtctgtgcagCAGTCATGAAACTGAAACACTAGTTTCTTAATCTGTTGGGTTTCCTGTTAGCAGCGACAACATTTACGAGCTGTTTAGCTTCAGCCTGAAAACCAAACATGTGTTTTGGCTTTTGTGTGAGGTACAGTTACTCTTCTTGGTTCTAGCTGATGTTTAATTCTTTCatgttttgttcactttgtcgtctTTTTTCCAGAGTGCTCGTTCTCTCACTGCTGACTCTCGGCCAGCATGCAGATGGTAAGAATGAATGCTAAGCTAGCTGCGTTCCAATTGATCAACTTGCTAACAGAACtgatgttttaaaatgttctctttCCAGCATTTGGCGACAGAAGCGGAGCCTCCAGTGGTCACACAAGGAACCAGGAACTATCTTTTGAGAGGTCTAAACAGGCTGGAGGGTTTCTGGGCCGTTCTAGATCCGGTCACGGTGCAGGTGGGCCAGTAGATAGGTACAGTCCAGAGGGAAGTGTCTCTAGTTACGGCTCTAGCTCCCTGAACATCCGGAGACCCACTCAGAACTCCCAGCAGCCTCGTCAACCCAACCCCAATGCAAAAGATTCCTTCCAGACCAAAACTGGCATGTGGGATTTTGTCTCACCCGAGAATGGAAGAAGATTTGAGTCTGGTATTGCTTCAAGTCGGGGAATTGTTATGCGAGCTGGTCCTCAGCCCCCTGCAGAGCCCCAGAGGCCCAGCTACCAGCCTTCAGTCTACCAGCCCCAGAGGCCCAGCTACCAGCCGTCGATTTTCAAGCCCCAGGAGCAAATTCGGAAACCCAAGCAAAACTCTCATCCGCCTCCTCAATCCAACCCCAATGCAAAAGATTCCTTCCAGACCAAAACTGGCATGTGGGATTTTGTCTCTCCCCAGAATGGAAAAAGATTTGAGTCTGGTATTGCTTCAAGTCGAGGAATTGTTATGCAAGCTGGTCCTCAGCCCCTTGCAGAGCCCCAGCCTTCAGTCTACCAGCCCCAGAGGCCCAGCTACCAGCCTTCAGTCTACCAGCCAGGCTACTCATCCACGTCCGTCTACCAGCCTTCAGTCTACCAGCCCCAGGAGCAAATTCGGAAACCCAAGCAAAACTCACAGCAGCCTCGTCAACCCAACCCCAATGCAAAAGATTCCTTCCAGACCAAAACTGGCATGTGGGATTTTGTTTCACCCGAGAATGGAAAAAGATTTGAGTCTGGTATTGCTTCAAGTCGAGGAATTGTTATGCAAGCTGGTCCTCAGCCCCCTGCAGAGCCCCAGCCTTCAGTCTACCAGCCCCAGAGGCCCAGCTACCAGCCTTCAGTCTACCAGCCCCAGAGGCCCAGCTACCAGCCGTCGGTCTACAAGCCCCAGGAGCAAATCCGGAAACTCAAGCAAATCTCCCAGAAGCGTCCTCAATCCAATGCAAAAGATTCCTTCCAGACCAAAACTGGCATGTGGGATTTTGTCTCTCCCCAGAATGGAAAAAGATTTGAGTCTGGTATTGCTCAAAGTCGAGGGATTGTTATGCGAGCTGGTCCTCAGCCCCCTGCAGAGCCCCAGCCTTCAGTCTACCAGCCCCAGAGGCCCAGCTACCAGCCTTCAGTCTACCAGCCCCAGAGGCCCAGCTACCAGCCTTCAGTCTACCAGCCTGTGAGGCCCAGCTACCAGCCTTCAGTCTACCAGCCCCAGAGGCCCAGCTACCAGCCTTCAGTCTACCAGCCCCAGTGGCCCAGCTACCAGCCGTCGGTCTACCCACTCAGGCCCCAGCAGCCCGGCTACCATTCCAAGTCCCAGCAAGTGGTGATTcaaacacaacctgccatatggCAGTTCTTTTCTGCTGATGGAGGCTTTTCTGATCCTAATGTGGAGACCGGCTCCCCATCCAAGCACCAGCAAGTGGGGATTCAAATAAAACCTGCCGTGTGGGAGTTATTTTCCCCCGATGGAGGGGTGTCTAGAAGTAATATGCCGCCTACCAACGTTAACATACAAATGACTGTTCCTCCAAGAACAAGAGAAGTTCCATTGGCATCCCCACAACGTCCCAGGTGGCAGCGGTCACTGGTGTGAAACGTCATCCATTGACTTGAAGGATCGTTGCTG
Proteins encoded in this window:
- the LOC130198385 gene encoding uncharacterized protein LOC130198385, translated to MRAGPQPPAEPQRPSYQPSVYQPQRPSYQPSIFKPQEQIRKPKQNSHPPPQSNPNAKDSFQTKTGMWDFVSPQNGKRFESGIASSRGIVMQAGPQPLAEPQPSVYQPQRPSYQPSVYQPGYSSTSVYQPSVYQPQEQIRKPKQNSQQPRQPNPNAKDSFQTKTGMWDFVSPENGKRFESGIASSRGIVMQAGPQPPAEPQPSVYQPQRPSYQPSVYQPQRPSYQPSVYKPQEQIRKLKQISQKRPQSNAKDSFQTKTGMWDFVSPQNGKRFESGIAQSRGIVMRAGPQPPAEPQPSVYQPQRPSYQPSVYQPQRPSYQPSVYQPVRPSYQPSVYQPQRPSYQPSVYQPQWPSYQPSVYPLRPQQPGYHSKSQQVVIQTQPAIWQFFSADGGFSDPNVETGSPSKHQQHLATEAEPPVVTQGTRNYLLRGLNRLEGFWAVLDPVTVQNSQQPRQPNPNAKDSFQTKTGMWDFVSPENGRRFESGIASSRGIVMQAGPQPPAEPQRPSYQPSVYQPQRPSYQPSVYQPQRPSYQPSVFKPQEQIRKPKQNSHPPPQSNPNAKDSFQTKTGMWDFVSPQNGKRFESGIASSRGIVMQAGPQPPAEPQPSVYQPQRPSYQPSVYQPQRPSYQPSVYQPQRPSYQPSVYQHQEQIRKPKQNSHPPPQSNPNAKDSFQTKTGMWDFVSPQNGKRFESGIASSRGIVMQAGPQPLAEPQPSVDQPGYSSTSVYQPSVYQPQRPSYQPSVYQPQEQIRKLKQNSQKQWKKI